From the genome of Pirellulales bacterium, one region includes:
- a CDS encoding hemin uptake protein HemP, translating to MIPAEFVRSPVESSKCAASPCGSTKTPLPPIIYSSNELMNGRREVWIEHGDQMYRLRVTSAKKLYLTK from the coding sequence ATGATTCCCGCCGAATTCGTTCGATCACCGGTCGAAAGCTCAAAGTGTGCCGCTTCGCCCTGCGGCTCAACAAAAACGCCTCTACCGCCCATCATCTATTCGTCGAACGAACTCATGAACGGCCGCCGCGAAGTTTGGATCGAACACGGCGACCAGATGTATCGCCTGCGGGTAACCAGCGCCAAGAAGTTGTATCTGACGAAGTAG